The following coding sequences are from one Musa acuminata AAA Group cultivar baxijiao chromosome BXJ2-4, Cavendish_Baxijiao_AAA, whole genome shotgun sequence window:
- the LOC135610048 gene encoding protein SGT1 homolog yields MASDLARSAKEAFVDDDFELAVDLNTRALELDPANADLYADRAQANIKLNNFTEAVADANKAIELAPTMSKAYLRKGTACIKLEEYQTAKAALEAGFYLAPTDSRFTRLIKECDEHIAEEINRLPKQGAHAASPIAVVSSHDGSIGSPKESVPIHDASCHQSVKVSSKPKYRHDHYNTPTEVVLTIFAKDIPEKYVNIDFGEQIISVTIDIPGEDTYLFQHRLFAKIVPEKCRYEIFSSKIEIRLFKAEAITWTSLEFSKDKKVVQKVNVSGFADVKSERPSYPSSKTKVDWDKLESEVKKEEKEEKLDGDAALNKLFRDIYQGGDEDMKRAMMKSFVESNGSVLSTNWKDVGSRKVEGTPPDGMEMKK; encoded by the exons ATGGCCTCGGATCTGGCACGGAGCGCGAAGGAGGCCTTCGTCGACGATGACTTTGAGCTCGCCGTTGATCTCAACACCCGGGCGCTGGAGTTGGACCCCGCCAACGCCGATCTCTACGCCGATCGGGCCCAGGCCAACATCAAGCTCAACAACTTCACCG AGGCTGTGGCTGATGCTAATAAAGCAATTGAGTTGGCTCCTACAATGTCTAAAGCTTACTTGAGAAAAGG TACTGCCTGTATCAAGCTTGAAGAATATCAAACTGCAAAAGCAGCTCTTGAAGCAGGCTTCTATTTGGCACCCACAGATTCAAGATTCACTAGACTGATTAAGGAATGTGATGAACATATTGCTG AGGAGATTAATCGTCTGCCAAAACAAGGTGCCCATGCTGCATCACCAATTGCAGTCGTTTCTTCTCATGATGGCAGTATTGGGTCTCCTAAGGAATCTGTGCCTATTCATGACGCATCCTGTCATCAGTCAGTCAAAGTGTCTAGCAAGCCAAAATATAG ACATGACCACTACAATACTCCTACAGAGGTAGTACTGACCATTTTTGCAAAGGACATCCCAGAAAAATATGTGAACATCGACTTTGGTGAACAGATA ATAAGTGTCACAATTGATATCCCTGGAGAAGATACTTACCTCTTTCAACATCGTCTATTTGCCAAG ATTGTACCAGAAAAATGCAGATATGAAATTTTTTCTTCGAAAATCGAAATCCGTCTCTTTAAAGCTGAAGCCATCACTTGGACATCACTGGAATTCAGTAAAGACAAAAAAGTTGTGCAGAAGGTTAATGTGTCAG GATTTGCAGATGTAAAATCTGAAAGGCCTTCTTACCCATCCTCGAAAACCAAAGTTGATTGGGATAAGCTGGAATCTGAAGTGAAAAAAGAG GAGAAAGAGGAGAAGCTAGATGGTGATGCAGCTCTGAATAAGCTGTTCCGTGACATATACCAGGGTGGTGATGAAGATATGAAGCGAGCAATGATGAAGTCCTTT GTGGAATCCAATGGATCCGTGCTGTCAACAAACTGGAAGGATGTTGGCTCAAGGAAAGTAGAGGGAACTCCGCCGGATGGTATGGAAATGAAAAAATAG